The stretch of DNA GTGGGAGACGCAGTGCCGTCCTTGTCTGCGCAGTCCCAGTGTGGAAGACGCAGTGCCGTCCTTGTCTGCACAGTCCCAGTGTGGGAGACGCAGTGCCGGCATTGGTTATGTGGGTAATCACACTCCGACTATGTGCTTATGGTCTTGTCCTCTTCCCTGCAGGCCTGGGCCAAGTGCTGGAATTCATGTACACAGCCAAGCTGAACCTGACCCCTCAGAACGTAGACGATGTTCTCGCAGTTGCTGGGTTCTTGCAGATGCAGGAGATCGTCAGCGCCTGCACTGCTTATAAAACCCTGACTGCTTCCGTGCCGACTTCTGGAGAGGGATCCTTCACTGTCGGTATGTACTGGTGCCGGGAGGTAGTCACCCCTAGACCTTCGTCAAGTGCCCCAAGAACACATACTGCTGTCTCAGGTGTCCATTAACCCCCATCTGCATTTAAGGTCTTGGAGCAGCTCTGTGAGAACTTCCCACAACAATCACAACAGTGATGTTTGGACTATTCTAATTTATATTCTGTTTCTTCATCAAGCTCGTGCTTTTATCCACTGTGCTGTAGTAGTTAATCATGCAGAATAGGGGCAGCAGCCGCTCTCCAAGAGGAGTGATGTGGCTCTCGAGTCAGGCGCTCAGGCTCGACTCCCGGATCCTCCTGCCGGTTAAGCGGGGCAGCAGGGTGCAGACCCCCGAGCGGCCGTGCTCCGGCGATCACCGCGCCACAGTGTCTGATCCGCCTGGCCCTCCGCAGATCCTGGGAAGACGGAGGGGCTGCAGGGACAGGAGAGCGCGCCAGCGGCAGGGATCAGTGAGGACAGTGCGCAGCCGAGCGAGGGGCAGGGTGGCGTGGAGGCTGAGGCGGGCGCGGGGGGTACCCCAGACTCTTCTCCACCCCTGGAGCCCGCAGACACACCGCCCGCAGAGCAGCCAGGAGGTGGGCTGGAGTCGCCCCCAGCCCCGGACCCCCCGGAGCAGCCGGCTGATCTGCCAGCAGAGGCAGAGCCACAGGGAGCTGCCCAGCCTGTGCCGGACACTGCGCCACCGGCCCTGACCGCCGGCCCGCCGACGGCAGACACTGCCGAGCCCGAGGCCCCtgcagcgccagcggagcagaGCCGGGGGCTGGAGGTGGAGGAGGAGGCTGAGGCTGAGGCTGAGGCTGGAGACGTGGGGTTTCAGGATGACCCTTCTGACGCTGATTACAAGCCAGGTCTGTAATTCTGCTGATCAGCCCTTCCCTGTGACTCATCTGCCAGCAGCCAGATTATTGAGGTGTCAGTCTGTAAATCTGCAGGAGTGTCTCTCTTTGCATTTTTTGCTGATAATTAGCCTTTCGAAACAGGAATGATTTCAtactctgttgtttttttggcaTCTAGCAGTTAGGTGAAAGAACAggtttattttacatagcatAGTTGGGTGGTGCCTAATATGTAATTGTATTTATTCCCTTGTTGTAGTTATCCATCTATGTAAGAGTAACTTTGCTTTCAGAAGTGCCAATCAGCTCCACCAGGGGGCAGCAAACCTACATGAGGACTCGGCACAAGAGAGCTGCCAGGAGGGCCGGCCAGGCCAGGATAGACGCagcaggtaataataataataataattgcttacacttatatagcgcttttctggacactccactcaaagcgcttcacaggtaatggggatcccctccaccaccacccatgtgcagcatccacctcgatgatgcgacggcagccatagtgcgccagaacgctcaccacacatcagctattagtggggaggagagcagagtaatgaagccaattcatagagggggattattaggaggccatgattggtaagggccaattggaaatttggccaggacgccggggttacacccctgctcttcgtgagagacgccctgggatttttaatgaccacggagagtcaggacctcggttttatgtctcatccgaaggacggcgcctgtttacagtatagtgtccccgtcactatactggggcattaggatccacatggaccgcagggtgagtgccccctgctggccccactaacacctcttccagcagcagccttagttttccccaggaggtctcccatccaggtactgaccaggctcacacctgctgagctccagtgggctgccagtgagttgcagggtgatgtggctgctgggtTTAGGTAAGAGCAACAGGCCAGGCGCCAGCCAGCAGTGAATGGCTGATGCACACCTCCTGAGAATTAAAGCAGCACGGGGCTTTTCTGCACTCGTTTCATTCAGGTCCTTAACTCTTGCAAGAGTGCCTTGACGCAAGCTGCTGCCCGCGTCAGTACCTGTGCTGAATGCTGTATCATCACCGTCCACGTCTCGTGGTCGTCAGTGCTCGGGGAGTATGGCTGCCCTGTGTTGGGTGAGCAGGAGGTCGTGTGCTGCCAGTCCAGCACATCTCAAAACGCTGTGTGAGGATTTACATTGTCGAGTCACAGAGCTGGAATATCCCTGTCTGTGAGCCAGAATCGGGAGACAGGGCGGAGCtgaaggaggaagaggaggaggtgggggaggaggaggaggaggacgaggaggaggaggacgaggaCACTGGGGAGATGGAGGGCGCAGAGGAAGATGGGGGCCAGGCGGAGGACAGCGGCTCGGATGGCAGGCAGCCGCGCTCCGGCACCTTCGGCGACCGCAGCGAATCCCGCGCCTACGGCTCTGTCACACACAAGTGCGAGGTGAGGAGGTGCTCTATTGCAGCCGCGTCGTCGGGCGCTGGGGCCTCGCTGAGTGTCTGTCTCTCACTGTGTGCTCCGGCCCAGGACTGCGGGAAGAAGTTCACCCACACGGGGAATTTCAAGAGACACATCCGCATCCACACCGGGGAGAAGCCCTTCTCCTGCCGCGACTGCCACAAGGCCTTCTCCGATCCCGCCGCCTGCAAGGCCCACGAGAAGACGCACAGGTACCGCGCCGCTCGCGCTCTCCCTCCCCAGCCCGGCCCCTCGCAGGGCAGCAGAGGAGGCTCCTTGGCGCACTAACTTGTGGGAGCTGAAGGATCATGGGGTCTGCCCGGCTGCTGCTTGAAGGGAGTCAGGGTACCGGCTTCAACTACGTGGCTGGGCTGCCTGTTCCAGACTcctgccaccctttgtgtaaaaaagtgcctTCCGTTCTCAGTTTAACATGCGCTTCTCTGTAGTTTCCTCTGTATATATTCTCTGGAATATATAAGTATACATCCTACAGTCCTTTTTAGAAGTGGATTTTCCCATCTTATATCTGTAGTTTCTCACTTTGGGCTGCATGAATTGCCTAATTGAGTGTTTGCCCAGTTCCGATTTCTGTCCAAATCCTTTAGAATTCCCTCTGCAGTTTTTCCACTGAGTGTGGTAACCCTGCTGTGTTGCTCCTCTGCCCCTGGGGCTGCTGTGCACTGCATCCTCTTAGATCTCCTTTTGCTTTTGTGAAATGCGTTTTGAGCTGTTTTCAGCCAAGCTGTTTGGATACCAGACATTAGTGTATATGTGCTTGTGCTCGTCTGTCTTTTGACACTTGTGCGCCATCTCCATGTGCTTGTCTGTccttgtgtgtctgtctgtcggTCTGTCCTCATGTGAGTCTGTCGGTCTGTCCTCATGTGAGTCTGCTCATCTGTGTGCTGCAGCCCAGTGAAGCCCTACAGCTGCTCGGCCTGTGGGAAGAGCTACCGACTGGTCAGCCTGCTGAACCTGCACCGCAAGCGGCACACGGGGGAGGCGCGCTACAGCTGCGAGGAGTGCGGCAAGCTGTTCACCACCTCCGGCAACCTCAAGCGCCACCAGCTGGTGCACAGCGGCGAGAAGCCCTACCACTGCGACTACTGCGAGCGCGCCTTCTCCGACCCCACCGCCAAGATGCGCCACCTGGAGACGCACGACACCGACAAGGGCCACAAGTGCCCGCACTGCGACAAGCGCTTCAACCAGGTGAGAGCGGAGCTCACCTCAGTCCTGGGAGCGGTGAGGGACAGGACAGGGCAGCcccaggtcagaggtcagtccTGGGAGCGGTGAGGGACAGGACAGGGCAGCcccaggtcagaggtcagtccTGAGAGCGGTGAGGGACAGGACATGcccaggtcagaggtcagtccTGGGAGCGGTGAAGGTTGGGACAGGTCAGGACAGCcccaggtcagaggtcagaccTTCAGTCAGCGATCCTCCTGACTCTCGGCTGTGTCTGTATCCCAGGTGGGGAACTTGAAGGCTCACATGAAGATCCACATCACCGACGGGCCTCTGAAGTGCAAGGAGTGTGGGAAGCAGTTCACCACCTCGGGTACGAGACCAGGCACTCACTGTGCCCCATGAGGGCAGCCCTGTCCACCCCCACACACGCCGGACAGCCCTGTCCACTCTTCCACACACACCGGACAGCCCTGTCTACTCTCCCCACACAAGCTGGACAGCCCTGTCCACTCTCCCCACACAAGCTGGACAGCCCTGTCCACTCTCCCCACACAAGCTGGACAGCCCTGTCCACTCTCCCCACACACGCTGGACGTCCCTGTCCACTCTCCCCACACACGCCGGACAGCCCTgtccacccccacacacaccggACAGCCCTgtccacccccacacacaccagacagccctgtCCACCCCCACACACGCCGGACAGCCCTGtccaccccccacacacacaccggaCAGCCCTGtccaccccccacacacacaccggaCAGCCCTgtccacccccacacacaccagacagccctgtCCACCCCCACACACGCCGGACAGCCCTgtccacccccacacacaccagacagccctgtCCACCCCCACACACGCCGGACAGCCCTGtccaccccccacacacacaccggaCAGCCCtgtccactccccacacacgCCGGACAGCCCTGTCCACCCCCACACACGCCGGACAGCCCTGTCCACCCCCCACACACGCTGGACAGCCCTGTCCACTCTTCCACACACGCTGGACAGCCCTGTCCACTCTTCCACACACGCCAGACAGCCCTGTCCACTCTTCCACACACGCCGGACAGCCCTGTCCACCCCCCACACACGCCGGACAGCCCTGtccaccccccacacacaccggACAGCCCtgtccactccccacacacgCCGGACAGCCCTGTCCACTCTCCCCACACACGCCGGACAGCCCTGTCCACCCCCCACACACGCTGGACAGCCCTGTCCACTCTTCCACACACACCGGACAGCCCTGTCCACCCCCCACACACGCCGGACAGCCCtgtccactccccacacacaccgGACAGCCCTGTCCACCCCCCACACACGCCGGACAGCCCTGGGTAGCTGTGTCCACTGCCGGAGCAGTACGGAAGCTGCAGGACGGCCATGTGAAAGCTGACCAGAATGGTGCTTCAGCAGTTGATCACCGTGTGACTGACCAGGACGTTTGCAGATGAATGTGCTGCAGTGACCGAGCCGGACCCTCTTGTTTCCAGGCAACCTGAAGAGACACCTGCGCGTGCACAGCGGCGAGAAGCCTTACGTGTGCATGCACTGCGAGCGCGCCTTCGCCGACCCCGGAGCCCTGCAGCGCCACGTCCGCATCCACACCGGTAGTGACCCCGCAACCCCACGTACCCCGTGCACCCCGTCACATAGTGCAGGGCTGGCAGCGGGGCTTCATGGCACCCCTGAGCTCAGCTGCCCTACTCTccagctgtaaaaaaaatggttgCATGGCGTCTGAAAAGTTTCGGGTGTGAAACTGCAGCTGACTGGATGCAGCAGTATGAGAGTGTGTCCTGAAGGGGGCGCTGTTGTGGTTTCAGGGGAGAAGCCGTGTCTGTGCATGATCTGTGGGAAGGGCTTCACGCAGGCGAGCTCACTCATCGCGCACGTGCGCCAGCACACTGGGGAGAAGCCGTACGTCTGCGACCGCTGTGGCAAGAGGTGAGGCCGGGGCTCCCCGGGGCGTGGCAGGGACACGATCTGGGGGTCCGAGCTGATGTTCACTGACCACCTCCCCGCCCCCAGGTTTGTCCAGTCCAGCCAGCTGGCCAACCACATCCGCCACCACGACAACATCCGGCCACACAAGTGCCACGTCTGCGACAAGGCCTTCGTGAACGTGGGCGACCTGTCCAAGCACGTGATCATCCACACAGGTCAGTGCCCAGGAAGGGCTGGGGCACAGCCAGCTCTCTGGCCTTCCCTGACCAGCCGTGTGCACCTGTGTGCACCTGTGTGCTTCTGTTTCCATCTGTGTATATCTGTGTGCAACTGGGACAGAATCGCCACCCTGTGCCATGTGTCTGTGCTCATGGGGAAGTAACCCCTCCGCCTCCCCTCCAGGTGAGAAGCCCTTCCTGTGTGACAAGTGTGGGCGGGGCTTCAACCGCGTGGACAACCTGCGCTCCCACGTCAAGACCGTGCACCAGGGCAAGGCCGGCATGAGGAAGCTGGTGCCCGGGAATCCTGCACAGGAGCTGGACGACAGCGAGGTCAACATCGTCACCGTGACGACTGACGAGATTGTGACCCTGGCGACGGAGGCGCTGGCCGCAAGCGCGGTGGCACAGCTCACAGGTAGCGCCGATGGCCAGGCTGGCTTCCTGCTCCTCTCGTGACAGGACACTGGGCTGCAGCTCCAGCgagtttcctcccccagtaggattggaaactgttctgattctggcaggAGTGGGAATTCTAAATTGTGGGAATTGTTATTTTAGAGAAAAATGTTTGTCTAGTCCCAGAATATATGTGTAGTAGAAAGTGCATCTTTGTCTCTTGTTTCTCCCTGCTGCCAGTGGGAGTATAGGCAGACCTGACTGCCTAGAGAGGACAGTCTATGGTCACTGAGCCCGTCCTCTCTGGATAGCCTGGTCAGCttgtggccaggctgtggtcagtgaTCCTGTACTTTGTCAGGGCCTGTTTCTCTTTACTGTCGTTAACCTGATTAGATACAGAGTCCTGTAGTGTAGCCGTTCTGTCCTGAGACTGGCTCTGGCGTTGGTGAGCTTCAGGGCCAGCTGGCTGAGGGGGCTCTTCTCTGGGCTCAGCAGGGCCTTGTTGTGGTAGGAGTCCTGGTGACTGCTACTGTGGCCAGTATGGCACTGCTGCGTTCTGCCTGTGGGACAGGGGCTGTGAGTCTCACAGGCCTGTcctgtctgccctgcagtggTGCCTGTGGCTGCCTCGGTGTCGGCTGACGAGACGGAGGCACTGAAAGCTGAGATAACCAAGGCGGT from Lepisosteus oculatus isolate fLepOcu1 chromosome 25, fLepOcu1.hap2, whole genome shotgun sequence encodes:
- the zbtb17 gene encoding zinc finger and BTB domain-containing protein 17 isoform X1 — protein: MLSPSALPIACAPVGETMDFPWHSGKVLEQFNQQRQLGLLCDCTFVVDGVDFKAHKALLAACSVYFRMLFLDQKDVVHLDISNAAGLGQVLEFMYTAKLNLTPQNVDDVLAVAGFLQMQEIVSACTAYKTLTASVPTSGEGSFTVDPGKTEGLQGQESAPAAGISEDSAQPSEGQGGVEAEAGAGGTPDSSPPLEPADTPPAEQPGGGLESPPAPDPPEQPADLPAEAEPQGAAQPVPDTAPPALTAGPPTADTAEPEAPAAPAEQSRGLEVEEEAEAEAEAGDVGFQDDPSDADYKPEVPISSTRGQQTYMRTRHKRAARRAGQARIDAAEPESGDRAELKEEEEEVGEEEEEDEEEEDEDTGEMEGAEEDGGQAEDSGSDGRQPRSGTFGDRSESRAYGSVTHKCEDCGKKFTHTGNFKRHIRIHTGEKPFSCRDCHKAFSDPAACKAHEKTHSPVKPYSCSACGKSYRLVSLLNLHRKRHTGEARYSCEECGKLFTTSGNLKRHQLVHSGEKPYHCDYCERAFSDPTAKMRHLETHDTDKGHKCPHCDKRFNQVGNLKAHMKIHITDGPLKCKECGKQFTTSGNLKRHLRVHSGEKPYVCMHCERAFADPGALQRHVRIHTGEKPCLCMICGKGFTQASSLIAHVRQHTGEKPYVCDRCGKRFVQSSQLANHIRHHDNIRPHKCHVCDKAFVNVGDLSKHVIIHTGEKPFLCDKCGRGFNRVDNLRSHVKTVHQGKAGMRKLVPGNPAQELDDSEVNIVTVTTDEIVTLATEALAASAVAQLTVVPVAASVSADETEALKAEITKAVEKVQEADPHTQILYACDSCGEKFLDAASLAQHVRIHTAQALVMFQADSDFYQQYGGAAAWHTAEQVLQGGELLFRAREGDPEPEPEADPEQPAEPEPEPAEMECSSQGE
- the zbtb17 gene encoding zinc finger and BTB domain-containing protein 17 isoform X2, with the translated sequence MDFPWHSGKVLEQFNQQRQLGLLCDCTFVVDGVDFKAHKALLAACSVYFRMLFLDQKDVVHLDISNAAGLGQVLEFMYTAKLNLTPQNVDDVLAVAGFLQMQEIVSACTAYKTLTASVPTSGEGSFTVDPGKTEGLQGQESAPAAGISEDSAQPSEGQGGVEAEAGAGGTPDSSPPLEPADTPPAEQPGGGLESPPAPDPPEQPADLPAEAEPQGAAQPVPDTAPPALTAGPPTADTAEPEAPAAPAEQSRGLEVEEEAEAEAEAGDVGFQDDPSDADYKPEVPISSTRGQQTYMRTRHKRAARRAGQARIDAAEPESGDRAELKEEEEEVGEEEEEDEEEEDEDTGEMEGAEEDGGQAEDSGSDGRQPRSGTFGDRSESRAYGSVTHKCEDCGKKFTHTGNFKRHIRIHTGEKPFSCRDCHKAFSDPAACKAHEKTHSPVKPYSCSACGKSYRLVSLLNLHRKRHTGEARYSCEECGKLFTTSGNLKRHQLVHSGEKPYHCDYCERAFSDPTAKMRHLETHDTDKGHKCPHCDKRFNQVGNLKAHMKIHITDGPLKCKECGKQFTTSGNLKRHLRVHSGEKPYVCMHCERAFADPGALQRHVRIHTGEKPCLCMICGKGFTQASSLIAHVRQHTGEKPYVCDRCGKRFVQSSQLANHIRHHDNIRPHKCHVCDKAFVNVGDLSKHVIIHTGEKPFLCDKCGRGFNRVDNLRSHVKTVHQGKAGMRKLVPGNPAQELDDSEVNIVTVTTDEIVTLATEALAASAVAQLTVVPVAASVSADETEALKAEITKAVEKVQEADPHTQILYACDSCGEKFLDAASLAQHVRIHTAQALVMFQADSDFYQQYGGAAAWHTAEQVLQGGELLFRAREGDPEPEPEADPEQPAEPEPEPAEMECSSQGE